A window of Rhipicephalus microplus isolate Deutch F79 chromosome X, USDA_Rmic, whole genome shotgun sequence genomic DNA:
CTCAAACGTTGAGGTCACACTGTTGAGATAACTTCTCGTGTTTACATGTAGTGTCACCTTCGCATCACACTCATCTGTTCCATGTCTCGGTTGTATCCATCTGATTCATGTGTTAACGTGCTCAAGGACTTGGAGGAGCTTTCATCACAGAAACTCAGAACAGAAACTGCCTGCTGTTGTATGTCTTTATTGAAGAAACTTAAATATAGCAACAAGAAAAATACAACCGCAGGTATGTCTCACTCACAAACAATGACAGAGTTATTAACAAGAATATACAATGGCATGTAAACGTCAGACTCTTCCAGCAGCAAAAATGATACAGGCTATTTGCTTCAGTGCTCTTATGTTTTATTTGGTCACGCCGATAGCACTGCATTCTTTTCATAAGTAATTGATGTGCTTTTCTATCATGTTCTTCCTTTGTAATGCAGAGCTGCGTGCAGCAACCAAAGCTAGCGCTAGGTTTCTTCGGTGCTAAATCCGTTCTCCAGATATTATGGAGACAGTATGCACACATAGTGCAGCTAGGACCTTTGTCGAAATGGAGCCCAGAACATTCTATCCACCTCAACCTACGTTATTTCGAATTCTGATGGGAGCATTGTGGAATTCGTGAAACGCTTTATGAGAAGGGAAGCGTATAGGTGGCTTTCCCTCTCCAGTGTCCCCAGGCGTGCCTCCGGGGATCGAAGGCCTCGCGGTAGTCTGAGTGTCAGGAAAAAGAACACCTCCTCCTGGTCGTGTGCCTGGACCAGACGGTGTAGCTCCAGGCCTTGGTCGTTTCGAACCATAACCAGGTTCTTCTGGGAATGTTTCTGGTGACGGGGGTTGTGGACCAGCACCTGGTCCAGGTCTTGGTCTAGGTGGCCTGGGGGATGGCTCTCCAGGCTCGCCGAAAAGGGCCGTTCCTGATGGCCTCCTTGGTGGTACTTGTGGCCGGACCTGGGTCGGTCCTTGTGGGCTTAAAGGTGGAGCTAGCCCAGGAGCCTGAGGGCGGGGTTGTGGCGTGGGTGGTGGCCTTGGTCTACCTTGTCCATAACCTGGTGCTTCAGGAAATGGTTGTGGTACAGGCTGTGGTATTTCTGGCCTTGCTGGTTCAGGGACATTTGGAAGTGGTGGTGGAACAGGAGGAAGTGGTCCAGCTGGTAGTGGCCGTCCTCCTGACGCGGGTGGCCTGGGCCTTGTAGGGCGCTTGCTTCCATAGCCTGGACTTTCGGGGAAACCCGATGGTGGAGGCACTGGTCCTTGAATGGGTGGTGTTACTTGTGGTTGGGGAGGTGGTGATGGCTGTGGTGGCCGTGGACTTGGTCGTGGTATAGTTGGTGGCGGTGCTGGAAAGCTCGGCGGGACTCTCGTACCTCCCGGACCTTGTGGTATTTGTGGTGACGCTGGACGAGAAGGCCTGTAGGGGGGCGGTGTCACAAATCCTGGAGATGGGGGAGAAGGAGGTGGTATGCGCGATGGTCCAGTAGGAGCTGGGGGCCTTGGAGGAAACGGTACAGGAGTGGAACTTGGAAATTGCGGGGGTTCGTAAGGCGGCCTTGGAGATGGTGGTAGCGGCCTTTGGCTAGTTGGGCCAGGTGGTACAAAAGCTGGTGGCCCTGGGGTTGGAGCTGGTCGTGGTGGTGGAGGTGGCCGTGCAGCTGGAGGCAGAGGTGATGGAGGTCTTGGTGCAGGCGTTGGTCGTGGTAGTTGAGGCTGACGGGGAGACGGAGGGGCAGGTGATGGTGGTCTTGGTAATGGAGATGGTCTGGGTGGTGCAGGTGGCCGTGGTGCAGGAGGCAAAGGTGAGGGAGGTCTCGGTACAGGAGATGGTTGAGGTGGCAGATATGCTGGTGGCCTAGGTGAAGGCACTGGTCGCTGTGGTGCAGGTGGTCGTTGTGTAGGAGGTGCAGGTGAAGGAGGTCTCGGCGTTGGAGATGATTCAGGAGGTAGATATGCTGGTGGCCTAGGTGAAGGAGGCCTGGTTGGCGGAGAAGGCCGTGATGGTCCAGGTGGTCTCGGTACTGGGCGAGGCGGTGCAGGCACTGGCCCGGGAGGTTCTGGAAATTGTGGAGGACGTGGCTGTGCTGGAGGGACGTATGCTGGAGGCCTAGGTGCTGGTGTAGGACGAAGAGGAGGTCTTGGTTGTCCCGGTGGCCCAGGAGGTCTTGGAGATGGGAAAGGTTGGGCTGGTGTTGGGGGCGATGGAAATCGTGGTGGTCCTGTTGGCCTTGCTGGTCCAGGTTCAGGATATAAAGCAACTCCAGGAGTTGGAGGTGAAGGTCCAGGGCGAGGTCTACCTCCTACTTGTGGTCTGATAGGTTGCTGATGAAATTCATGGAATTTCGAATGGGGTATATCAGAAACAGAAGGTCTTTGGCCTCCTGGACGCCCTGGTTGAGTTGGTCGCGATGATCCTGGTGGGGAGGGTGGCCGAGGCTGAGGGAACTGACCTGAGGTAGGAGGCCCGAAAGGTGGTGGGGATGGTGTACCGGGTCTTGAAGGTGGTGGAGGAGCTGGTTGTCTTGGAGGTGCTGGTGGTCTTGGAGGAGTCCCTGGTATCGGAAAGGGTCGTTGACCAGTGGGTGTTGGTGGTCGAGGTTGTGGTCCTTTTGGTGTAGGTCCAGGACGGAAACCTGGGCCTAGAGGGGGCCTAGAGGGCGTTACGCCTTCAGGATACAAGGCTACGCCTGGTGGTGGCCTTGGACGTGGGCGTCTTGCCCCATAACCAGGTGCTTCAGGGAATTCAGCACCACCGGACCCAGGGGGTGACACAAATGGAGTTGGAGCTGAAGTCGGTCGTGGACCTGTGCTTGGGCGTGGGCTTGGTGGTGGTCTTGGTGCAAAGGTTGGTCCTGGAGTCGGGGCTACTGGGGGAGGTGGTCCAGGAAACGGTTGCACAGGAGACGGACCAGGGAACGGCCTGGGTTGTGGTGCTGGGGTTGGTCGTATAGGTGGGGGGCCCGGATATGGTCTCGGTCCTGGTGGAGCAGGGGCAGGTCGCTGACCAGGTCGAGGTTGTGGTGGTGGACGTGGTGCAGGGGGTGGTGGTGCTGGTACTGGAGGCCTGGGCGAAGGAGGAGAGGGGCCGAATGGAGGCCTCGGACTTGGAAATGGCTGTTGCTGCTGGCCGGGTTGGGGGAATCTCGGTGGTTGTTGGGGCCTTGGAACTGGCGGAGGGGCCAGAGAAGTGGGAGGAGGAGGTCTTGGTACTGGGCCTGTTGTGGGAGGAGAAGGTCTTGGTCTAGGTCTTGCAGGTCTGCCTCCGTAGGATGGGGTATCAGGGAATAGATCTACACCTGGTGGGGGTCTTTGGGGTGCTGGTGGTGAAGGAAACGCAGTTTGTGGTCTTTGGGGTGGTGGGGGAAAGGGTGTTGGAGGTCTAGGTGGTGGGGGTGAACCTCCAGGCACAGGGGGTCGTACTTGGGAACCAGGAGGAAATGGTAGCTGTTGAGGCCTTTGCGGTGGGAGTGATGATTGTGGAGGAGGTGGTCCTGGAAACCTAGGTGATGGTGGAGCTTGTAATGCTGGAGATCCTGGAGAGCGAAGTGGAGGTCCCGGTGGTGGTCCTTGCGGAAACAAAGCGGCTCCTGTCGATGGAGGCCTAGGTGGTTGGGAGGGGTAACCACCAATACCAGGAGCTCGCCCTGCTCCAGAACCAGGTTTGACTGGTTGAGCTAAAAATTCATGGAATTTGTGGTGTGGAATGTCATGAACAGATGGTTTTGGTCTTCCACCAGGTTGCGGAGGTGATGGTGGACGTTGCACTGGCGGTCCGGGTACCCGCTGTGGTGATGGTGGCCTAGGTATTTGTGGTGGAATTCCAGGAATGCTAGGTGAAccaggtggtggctgtgttcgtGGTGGGAAAGGCCCTGGAACGGGTGCAGGGGGCCCTGGTCGTGGTATTGGCTGTGCTATAGCTGGACCACCAGGAGGTGGTCTTGGTGTTATCGGCCCCAGCGGCGGGGAGGGAGGCCGTGGTGAAGGTGGTGATGGTGGTCTTCGAGGGGGAGAAGGTATGCCAGGCTCACCAAATATGGCCGTCCCCCTAGCTGGTGGAGGTGGTGGTCGTTTTCTCGATGGTTTTGAGCCATATCCGGGAGTTTCTGGAAATTCGTCCTCGACTGTTGGTGGTCCAGGAAATGGTCCCGGTTGAAATGCTGGGGGTTGTGGTTGTCGAGGTGGTTGCGTTGGTGGTAGTGTGGGTCTTATAGTAGGTGGCCTCGGAGGGCCACTTGGAATAGCTGGAAATGGTCCAGGCCCTGGTGTTGGGAAGGAGGGAGGCCGTGGGGGAGCTGGCGATGGTACTGGCCTTGGAGTAGGTCTTGGGAATCCTCCAGGGGTTGGAGCTATACCTGGTGTGGGAAATGCTCCTGGTCCCACTGGAGATGGCCCTCTACCAGGCGAAGCAGGAAACCTCCCAAAGCCTAAAACAGAGTTAATAAAAATAATGGGCAATGATTTCAACTTTGTTTAAAATGACGTTCGGGCTTTACTTCTATGAAATGTAAAGTGAGGTGTATTGAACATTTTCAGCCAATGATCTATGCAACGTAATGCCAATATCTCTACTggtatttatttttgttattgtGTTTCTCAAAAATATCACTCGTAGCAGGAGAGAAACAAATATTATGAAACTGAAACAAGGGTGTTCGTTGCTTTTAGCGGAAGGATGAAGTAGATATCCTGGGAGCAGAGCCGACATTGCTTCTCTTGAATCCGTATTCATCGAATTCTTGAGAACATATAAGTGAGTGCTACTTCGTTGATGGTATGACAAGTCAATGCCTCGAATGCACAAGAAGTCATGATTCTCCTTAAATGATGAACCCAAAAGGTGCTCACTACGAGGAGGTGGGGCGTCACGTTAACGACAATCACTATAGTAGCAAAGCAAGAGTCAATATATTTAAGCGCATGGAGCGCAAACACACAAAAATGTGGAGAGTGAAGAGAGAGACATACAGAGCGAGTATAGTATGTACACTTACACGCTTCTTATATATAGGTATTTTCACTATCTGTGTTATTTTGCGCTTTACCTATCGTAATACTTCACTATGTTACCGTGCCAAATAGCTCGGATGAAGGCCCGGGTTATCATAGAAGGGTGGCCGAACCACCCGGCGATGCAGCATGTTTGAGGCCGGCGTGGTCTGCCCGTACCACTTGAAAGTACATAGCATAAGGTTTGGCCGTCGACACAGTATTTTGTAAGCGTCTACAGCGTCACTCCGGCGCACGAAAGAGATGGTTCAGCCGTTTCACGTGTATAACTTAACCCGACGGTGGAGCTGTGGTTACGGTGCTTGGCTGAGGACCCAAAAGTCGCGAGTTTGATCCCAGCCGCGGCAATGGCAGTTGGCCTGAGGGGAACTGTTGGAGGTCCGTGTGCTCCTTGACGCCATTGCAAGTTAAATACCATTAGACGATCTAAGTTTCCAGTGGTCCCCACTATGCGGCatgcctcgtaatcatatcgagATTATAGCACGTGAAGCCTGAAGTATTTTTCTCACATATAGATGCATTCTTAAGACCCCCAAGCAGTCGAAATTATTCCGGAGTACCCGGTACAGTGGTTATttcaatcatatcgtggtttcgccTCGTGAAATTCGAGAATTTCGCGTTTTAACAGCGGATCTGTTAGGCGAGTTTTGTCGCCGTCCGTTGCAATCTGACTGTTGCAATTGACTGTTGCAATCTTAATCTGTCTCTAAATTGCAACTACTTTATCTAGTCTACATAAACTATCATTACGTAAGCCTGCTGCACAATGGGAGTATATTCACGGCTAATGTGTCGTGGTTAAGGTTCTTTATGTGCACGTAGCTTAGCAATCGAACTCTAACTGAGGTGGAACAGTCAATATTTCACTGTCATGACGACTTAGCGGCGTTTGTGCTGGTTCTACAGCAATACCCAAACAATTATTTACCTGATGGTGGCCTCTCTGGTAGCCttccctctggataaagtgctACTCCAGGCCGTGGGCTTGGACGTGGCCGAGCTGGCGGTGAGGGGTAGCCGGGTGTTTCCGGCAATGCTGGAGGAGTGGGTGGTGGACCAGCTGGAAGTGGTTGTCGAGGCGGCGGGGGTCCCCtcggtggtgatggtggtgacagAAATCCTGGTGGTGTCGGTGGCCTTGGCGGGCGACCGGGCCCTGGTGGTGGGGTTCCTGGCCTTGGTGGAGCGGGTATTGGAAAATTTGGCGGTGATGGCGGCCTTAGAGGACGGCCAGGCCCTGGTGGCGGCGGACCTTGTGGTGGTGGTCCGAGTGGACGACCAGCTGGTCTTGGGGGCGCTGGTGCTGGATAGCTTGGAGGTGGCCGTGGTGGCCGTTGTGGACGTCCAGGCCCTGATGGCGGACTGCTTGGTCGTGGTGGCGCAGGTGAGGGGAATCCTGGTGTGGACGGTGGCCTCAGTGGACGACCTGGTCCCGGTGGAGGTGGCCCTAGTGGTGGTCCCAGTGGAGGTCCTCCAGGTCTGGGAGGTGCTGGCACGGGGTAGCTTGGAGGAGATGGTGGGCGACCAGGCCCCAGTGAAGGAGGAGCTGGTCTAGGAGGAAGTGGAGTGGGAAAGCCTGGTGGAGATGGTGGCACCAGTGGACGACCAGCTCCTGGGGGAGGAGGTCCCTGTGGAGGAGCGCCTGGCCTTGGTGGTGCTGGTATGGGAAAGGTTGGCGGAGATGGAGGGATGAATGGCCCTCCCAGTGTTGGTGAAGGCGGTCTTGGTTGTTGTCCTGTTGGTCTCTGTCCTGGCACACCCGCTCCAGGGAATAGTGCGCCTCCAGGTCTAGGTGCTTTGGGTCCCGTGACAAGGAATTCGTGGAACTTGTGATGAGGTATGTCAGAAGGCTTCCGTCCACCAGTGACTTGTCCACGTTGTGGTGATGGTGCTCTGGCTGTTCCAGGGGGAGCAGGCCCACCAGATGTTACTGGTCTGGGAGGCCCCGGCGTCGTGGGACCCACTCCTGGTTGAAAGAAGcctggtggtggtgatggtgccGGAAATCGAGGGGGTGCCGGTGGTGGTGGGGTCCCCGGAATCAGAAAGCCACCTGGCCTAGGTGGCTGAGGAGCTGCAGGTGGAGGTCTTCCTTCAGGAAACAAGGCAACACCGCGAGGAGGAGAGGGTGGAGGACCAGGAGGCTGGGGAAGAGGGAATGCTGGCGGTGCCTGGGGGCGTGGCAAAGACGGTGGCCTGGGAGGCGCAGCCCCAGGTTGAGGGCCTGCCGGAAACCTAGGTGGCTGAGGTAAGGGACCGAGGCCAGGTCGTGAAAGAGAAGGAGGAGGGCGCCTTGGCGGTCCATATCCAAAACCATCCTCTGGTGGACCAGGAGTTACAGGTGGTTGCCCTGGCCCGGGCTTCGCCACTCCAGTTTGCACATCGAATGAAATACCACCCACTCCCGATGGTGGCCTAGCGAATGGTGGAGGTGGCGTTGGAGGAACACGGCTTGTGCCGGGTGCTGGTGGCCTGGGAGCCGGTGGCCGGGGAGCGGGGGGTCTTGGAGACGGTGGTGGCCTTGGAGCCGGAGGCCTTGAAGTTGGTGGCCTAGGCGCGGGTGGTCCTGATGGTGGAAAGGGAGGTTGTGGCAAAACAGGTGTCTTATCCGCGGGAATGAGAACACCAACAAATTTTGGTGGTTGAGGCACTGCAGGTGGCGGTGAGGGCCTTGGTTTGGGTGGCTGCCGCGGAGGAGCTGGCGGCAAGTCAATAGTGTTGATAGGATAACCGCTGAATACTGGTGGCCTTTGAGGTAGGTCAGGTGGTTCATACTCTAGAACGGGACCAACAATTTCTGGCTCAAGCACATTACTGGGTGGAAGAAGTGGTCCCTCAGGCCTTCCATACCCTCCTGTTCCCCTGGATGGCGCAGGGGGTTTCTGAGGCTCGTTTGGTGGCTCGAATGGTTCTCCGAATAAAGCAGTTCCTGGTGGTCTCCGTGGAGGTGTGGTTGCGCCAGGAGGAGCCACCGGCTGACCGGATGATCCTGGTGGCGGCCTCGTTGGTGGAGGCGATGCAGCCCCTCCGCTCCCTGGTGACCTTCCTTGCTGGAAGGGTCGAACTGGTTGATTGTGGAACTCGTGAAAAGCTTCGTGCGATGGAAAAGGCTTGGCGACATTTGTTTGGGCTGCTTCTTCTAGATCTTCGTACAAGCTTTCGACGAAGCGCGCCAGCCGCACCGTCACATCGTCTTCTCTCCTTGTTTCGCCGTCGTCATGCTGTGGCTCTGCCCCCGCGGCGACCAAGAGGCAGACGAACAAAGCCACAGCAGAGGCATGTGGTATCTGGAAGGAAGATGGGCGCATTAAATATCAGAATTTTTTGTTATGCTGTTAAGTTCAAAATGAAGTGCATTTAATTGAGAAATGGAAAATTTGCTATCGTTCTCTACCAAGTATCTTGAACCTGGAAGTCTTCAGCAATGCAATAGCGAGTCTGTTCGTACTAGTCAATGGGGTAACGTGCTCCCCGAATGCTTTATAacttaatttattattattaaagacTGAACAATAACTATTTACGGCCCACTCACACTGAGAAAACAATGTCATACCTTTGCAGGGTGAGCTGTTTTGCATCATATTGAAAGAAAACAGCCTTGCTATTACAAAATACTTTTTTGCACCTGAAGCGCAAAACTGAATTTATTAAAGCAGCGTGACATTGTTCTCGTTACCTAGTTACACACACGATTGAAGTGTACAGAAAATACTTCACGTTATATCAATCATAGCATTTATTGTGGAGGACCATGTTAACTAAGTGGcacacatgtaatgcttttcATTGTGGTGCACGTACGTCGACTGTCATCGGAACATAGCTCGGAGCCGAAGCCAACCTACTGTGAAACAAACTTGTGTTCCGCCAATTTAGCATAACCATTCTCAGCAAATCGCCTCGGAAGTTTGTTCGGGCAAGAAATCCATCAATGAAGCAGGTAAATGAGGGCCACTGAATCTATGTCGCAAGCAAATGAATTAGATTTATTGTGCCTATGTGCCACTAAAAGATTCGCCACGTGCGGGGATATGTTTGTCTCGTGTTAtctcaggagcctcgactaccgatcagcagcgttgcGTGATCATGCTGAAAAAAGTATTGCAGTGCCCACGTATTGCTGCACTGCGCTGTTCAAGCAATTAACGGGGAATTTTTATACACATGAATTGCTGCCTGAACGACCATATGAAGTCATTTTTTCAATGGCGTACTCGATGAAGTTTGAAATGCTGAGTATCTCTCCGTAACCGTGGTGTATAGTATTAAAATTTAAAGATATGCTAAAAAGGATTACTGTGGCATACTGTAGAAATGTATTCATTGAATAGTATTATCAGAGATAGGCACGTTACTTACTGTGAAAATAATAACCTAGAATGGAATCATTGCAAAACAATGTCAGAAGACGTTTCTGATCGGTATTCGAGGCTCCTGTGAACATGTGAGCCAAGCATTATAGCACAAGACGCGGCTTGGGAACTTACACTTAATTCTCAGACTGCTCTAAAGGGCTCATTACTTTCTCGataaatttttttaaaaagaGAAAACCCAACTGATCAAGTCATAAAGTCTACGGCTATTGGCTGATTTTTTCAGCATCGTGAGTTGCATATAGTAACCACGGCCACCGCCGGATGCCGCAACGTGCCCACGCGCTCACTCGCGGTAACACTGAAagtaacccccgaatgcagagatgttacttggctcgcgacttcaacttgacttgagcaagtcggcgcgaagcaagcagcggacttcagaacgcccaagtcagccttcgcgtttcatagatgctcaggctgtcttgcttggtcaagtcaagaacgagcttgaaagcagaaacacgctgcttgcctgctaacgagggtattAATGAAGTTGctcgcgtaaggcatgcattacaccaaaaaaagaccatacgttttaaaataactataaaaacgaagggccacaggcatatttttgccattttatggctaacgagcggcacgtggggCCTGCCACCACAgtgatgcgcagtgttgcttttgtaaagcgttcgttgtccgctggttttagtggccacccaaatgcggtgcctttctccatggttgcttgtttggaggcgaaacaagcatcgcgttgggttctttcgtcgttttttttttcctcaatcgaacgccatggcatgtatttgtgctgacctggctcacgaggtgacgcgattttcacggtatttgcctttctgttcgcctgtgtgcatgcctgtaatgggctaggtctcagttattatgaaaaaaaaaaacaagttctgggaacaaatgtgattggtatctttttgttgagcttggtaaacaagagaaaaagcgggggtcagtacattgccctcagcagaattctgtctcgcggggtgcagcaatgtatcgctgcatgatggtgatgcggataaaaaaacccgtgataggggcaccacttttttatgtatgtgtaattttacgtagcgttgtgctacaagcgatgcctttctgagcgagaaacagcaccctagacgggacgaaaggatagacgaggcacacggacacagcaccgaaacagacggaaaatgtcgtcgtgttatagaaaaacagaaatagcctttgcggttacggaacacttcggcgttttcgacaccggggctattgtttgtagtcgacacaacctgtaacgcaagggaactcagccacttcttaacagtccgccggctgcggaaagcgcaccagcatcgcgtacaggtgctttgcgatgagtagcgtaacttttccgactgcacggcacactgtcgactacggaacgcggacgaaatttccggtgactggttggtatgtgccagcgctgtaaaacctgagagccatcagtagctgtaacactggatgcacgggctgtcttcggttgtccccactttcacggagcggcaatataacgagcagctgccccacggcgttcttcatgaatctgtacctagcgtggaattgttgctcgtcgtacaactccatcggatttccttggtcacgtaaagcggttccaagaatcttcggcaggcagtgcgccccaaaaaatgctacgcttatggcgaggcaagcaaactcaaaagcggccacctttcacgcgacgtccattcgagaggtggccatgttggaataacgcgtgaagttgctttcaagctagccccgcagctgacttgaaacttgtcctgacttcgaccgagccaagtcgccttcaagtcgtccgcaagttcgagaacgatttatggcgaccggcaagactgtcttgagtcaagaacgagtcaagtacgagtcaagtaacatctctgcattcgggggtaagtaGCGCGTTTGAAAAGACAAAATAGAAGAAACTGGTCAAGGTCATGACGGTCACTGATAAACAGGCGTTAGCTTCTTGTCCTTTTGTCACACCCCtcacctcacccccccccccccccccccaagtcctCGCTCTCGTCTTGGTTGCTGGcacaaaaggagagaaaaagcgTTCAAAAGCGTACGTGCGGCAAATCCTCATAAGCCCGCTCGCACTTGTCGGAGTCGAGAAGTTTTTGCCGTGGTCGGTTCGCGAGGATATGAACCCCTTTAGGAAAGCCATCTAgtggttacttggaaaagtgtgaCAGGGCCACTTTGAAAAAGTAAATAACGTGAAACCCCGAACAAGCGCCCCCCTATCTTTTTCACGAACTTTGAAATGTGCACCAACGACTGAGAAAGCGCCATTCCTCCACCCTCCCCACCCCGCGACCGTTCCACcgtttttttcattgtttctaCTCACCCCACGAAGGTGACTAAATACAGTGAATGCATGCGTATTCAATAAAGGATTTCAATAGAAGCATACGCGGCTTTTCCACCACCATCTTGAATTTCGATCCGAGCCTGAACAAGACACCCCTTCTATA
This region includes:
- the LOC119161450 gene encoding uncharacterized protein LOC119161450 isoform X1, with the translated sequence MSRRCRHQSIPHASAVALFVCLLVAAGAEPQHDDGETRREDDVTVRLARFVESLYEDLEEAAQTNVAKPFPSHEAFHEFHNQPVRPFQQGRSPGSGGAASPPPTRPPPGSSGQPVAPPGATTPPRRPPGTALFGEPFEPPNEPQKPPAPSRGTGGYGRPEGPLLPPSNVLEPEIVGPVLEYEPPDLPQRPPVFSGYPINTIDLPPAPPRQPPKPRPSPPPAVPQPPKFVGVLIPADKTPVLPQPPFPPSGPPAPRPPTSRPPAPRPPPSPRPPAPRPPAPRPPAPGTSRVPPTPPPPFARPPSGVGGISFDVQTGVAKPGPGQPPVTPGPPEDGFGYGPPRRPPPSLSRPGLGPLPQPPRFPAGPQPGAAPPRPPSLPRPQAPPAFPLPQPPGPPPSPPRGVALFPEGRPPPAAPQPPRPGGFLIPGTPPPPAPPRFPAPSPPPGFFQPGVGPTTPGPPRPVTSGGPAPPGTARAPSPQRGQVTGGRKPSDIPHHKFHEFLVTGPKAPRPGGALFPGAGVPGQRPTGQQPRPPSPTLGGPFIPPSPPTFPIPAPPRPGAPPQGPPPPGAGRPLVPPSPPGFPTPLPPRPAPPSLGPGRPPSPPSYPVPAPPRPGGPPLGPPLGPPPPGPGRPLRPPSTPGFPSPAPPRPSSPPSGPGRPQRPPRPPPSYPAPAPPRPAGRPLGPPPQGPPPPGPGRPLRPPSPPNFPIPAPPRPGTPPPGPGRPPRPPTPPGFLSPPSPPRGPPPPRQPLPAGPPPTPPALPETPGYPSPPARPRPSPRPGVALYPEGRLPERPPSGFGRFPASPGRGPSPVGPGAFPTPGIAPTPGGFPRPTPRPVPSPAPPRPPSFPTPGPGPFPAIPSGPPRPPTIRPTLPPTQPPRQPQPPAFQPGPFPGPPTVEDEFPETPGYGSKPSRKRPPPPPARGTAIFGEPGIPSPPRRPPSPPSPRPPSPPLGPITPRPPPGGPAIAQPIPRPGPPAPVPGPFPPRTQPPPGSPSIPGIPPQIPRPPSPQRVPGPPVQRPPSPPQPGGRPKPSVHDIPHHKFHEFLAQPVKPGSGAGRAPGIGGYPSQPPRPPSTGAALFPQGPPPGPPLRSPGSPALQAPPSPRFPGPPPPQSSLPPQRPQQLPFPPGSQVRPPVPGGSPPPPRPPTPFPPPPQRPQTAFPSPPAPQRPPPGVDLFPDTPSYGGRPARPRPRPSPPTTGPVPRPPPPTSLAPPPVPRPQQPPRFPQPGQQQQPFPSPRPPFGPSPPSPRPPVPAPPPPAPRPPPQPRPGQRPAPAPPGPRPYPGPPPIRPTPAPQPRPFPGPSPVQPFPGPPPPVAPTPGPTFAPRPPPSPRPSTGPRPTSAPTPFVSPPGSGGAEFPEAPGYGARRPRPRPPPGVALYPEGVTPSRPPLGPGFRPGPTPKGPQPRPPTPTGQRPFPIPGTPPRPPAPPRQPAPPPPSRPGTPSPPPFGPPTSGQFPQPRPPSPPGSSRPTQPGRPGGQRPSVSDIPHSKFHEFHQQPIRPQVGGRPRPGPSPPTPGVALYPEPGPARPTGPPRFPSPPTPAQPFPSPRPPGPPGQPRPPLRPTPAPRPPAYVPPAQPRPPQFPEPPGPVPAPPRPVPRPPGPSRPSPPTRPPSPRPPAYLPPESSPTPRPPSPAPPTQRPPAPQRPVPSPRPPAYLPPQPSPVPRPPSPLPPAPRPPAPPRPSPLPRPPSPAPPSPRQPQLPRPTPAPRPPSPLPPAARPPPPPRPAPTPGPPAFVPPGPTSQRPLPPSPRPPYEPPQFPSSTPVPFPPRPPAPTGPSRIPPPSPPSPGFVTPPPYRPSRPASPQIPQGPGGTRVPPSFPAPPPTIPRPSPRPPQPSPPPQPQVTPPIQGPVPPPSGFPESPGYGSKRPTRPRPPASGGRPLPAGPLPPVPPPLPNVPEPARPEIPQPVPQPFPEAPGYGQGRPRPPPTPQPRPQAPGLAPPLSPQGPTQVRPQVPPRRPSGTALFGEPGEPSPRPPRPRPGPGAGPQPPSPETFPEEPGYGSKRPRPGATPSGPGTRPGGGVLFPDTQTTARPSIPGGTPGDTGEGKPPIRFPSHKAFHEFHNAPIRIRNNVG